In Spirobacillus cienkowskii, a genomic segment contains:
- a CDS encoding response regulator, with the protein MSKTNIDDEILMAFSKNSLQKVSELNGITNVMLREGPKPEFFDAIHRATTAIKSFALTCQQNDIVNFISAKIEPEYDNLRLNKQKINDEFKNSIKEKITELKGLITQVVKSDNKGNTNTVEPIEIENNASHTLFTAIGQLSVWSFHELMNALAKVHGYTEFLEDIAELMNSDTEQAKKDLKGIQEKLTTNVNHMSGIINRIRSLRGKTKIVIKEHNIRSVIKNIQDMTQQPPKTLNWSSLHIPSVDVKFDQIIFEQIWVHLWKLLEEWRTAGTTTLSVCYGHYEKNNKAVDENFKNLLSLYIWLEPNNKDKIDPLSIKYFKETPRPDLAYVFHYTSKIAERISANITSGKTDNGIIVFCITIPCGEIHVAQSETGNSIPQPLHILKMKDNDKPLKNILIIDDEKDLRTILSLKISKMGYGVFTAENIEQANSIINNKKIHLIISDLFLNNESGLDLLKNLNSTSSKIPFMFISGANEDDIPRSLLDILSKYSKAFLTKPIPTNVLKETLEKILPLD; encoded by the coding sequence ATGAGCAAAACAAATATCGACGATGAAATATTGATGGCTTTTTCAAAAAATTCACTTCAAAAAGTATCAGAATTAAACGGTATAACCAATGTCATGCTAAGAGAGGGGCCAAAACCAGAATTTTTTGATGCAATACACAGAGCGACTACTGCTATAAAATCTTTTGCTTTAACCTGTCAACAAAATGATATTGTAAATTTTATTTCTGCAAAAATCGAGCCCGAATATGATAATTTAAGGCTTAATAAACAGAAAATAAATGATGAATTTAAAAACAGTATTAAAGAAAAAATTACCGAATTAAAAGGATTAATAACTCAGGTTGTAAAAAGTGACAATAAAGGTAACACAAATACAGTTGAACCCATTGAAATTGAAAATAATGCGTCTCATACATTATTTACTGCTATAGGACAACTCAGTGTTTGGAGTTTTCATGAATTGATGAATGCACTTGCTAAAGTTCATGGTTATACAGAATTTCTTGAAGATATTGCGGAATTAATGAACAGCGATACCGAACAAGCAAAAAAAGATTTAAAAGGAATCCAGGAAAAACTAACGACTAATGTAAATCACATGTCAGGAATTATAAATAGAATTCGTTCTTTAAGAGGAAAAACAAAAATTGTAATTAAAGAACACAATATCCGATCAGTCATTAAAAATATCCAAGACATGACGCAACAACCTCCTAAAACTTTAAATTGGTCTTCTCTACATATTCCTAGTGTTGATGTAAAATTTGATCAAATTATTTTTGAACAAATATGGGTTCATTTATGGAAGTTACTTGAAGAATGGAGAACAGCAGGTACTACTACGCTATCAGTGTGTTACGGTCATTATGAAAAAAATAATAAAGCTGTAGACGAAAATTTTAAAAATTTACTTTCACTCTATATTTGGTTAGAGCCTAATAATAAAGATAAAATTGACCCATTAAGTATTAAGTATTTTAAAGAAACACCAAGACCAGATTTAGCATATGTGTTTCATTACACATCAAAAATTGCAGAAAGAATTTCTGCAAATATAACTTCTGGAAAAACAGATAATGGTATAATTGTTTTTTGTATTACAATTCCTTGTGGTGAAATCCATGTTGCGCAATCAGAAACTGGTAATTCAATTCCACAACCATTGCATATTCTAAAAATGAAAGATAATGATAAACCATTAAAAAATATTTTAATTATTGATGATGAAAAAGATTTGAGAACAATATTAAGTCTAAAAATTAGCAAAATGGGATATGGTGTATTTACTGCAGAAAACATTGAGCAAGCTAATTCTATAATTAATAACAAAAAAATTCATTTAATTATTTCTGATTTGTTTTTAAATAATGAAAGCGGATTAGATCTCTTAAAAAATCTTAATTCAACTTCATCAAAAATACCATTTATGTTTATTTCTGGAGCAAATGAAGATGATATTCCTAGATCATTGCTTGATATTTTATCAAAGTATTCCAAAGCTTTTTTAACCAAACCGATTCCAACTAATGTTTTAAAAGAAACATTAGAAAAAATATTACCTTTAGATTAA
- a CDS encoding DUF6588 family protein has product MKLYFKFILILNLFFYNTSFAKSIDINFTSQISDDDYKKVVESVINPTRFQFIEAPSSTTKKLIALSFSAGVGISLVSIPQSTIDAINANTNLSNNFPNSLLIPRIIAKVGLPGNFDLAINYAKIPDNPISISGIGIQYGFYNPRLLPISLSIRGGYTQLTGFSELTANTKSLEGLIGIYIPFIKPYAGIGNNWSKSNTEISKTISNQSFNLTKSAEWSQFYSTVGIQFISIIGIALEAQFSSNQTLYNAKLSLEI; this is encoded by the coding sequence ATGAAACTTTATTTTAAATTTATTTTAATTTTAAACCTATTTTTTTATAATACTTCTTTTGCAAAATCAATAGATATTAATTTTACCTCACAAATAAGTGATGATGATTACAAAAAGGTTGTTGAAAGCGTAATTAATCCAACCCGCTTTCAATTTATTGAAGCCCCTTCTTCAACAACAAAAAAATTAATTGCATTAAGTTTTTCTGCTGGAGTTGGAATTTCTTTAGTATCTATACCACAATCAACAATTGATGCTATTAATGCCAATACAAATTTAAGTAATAATTTTCCTAATAGTCTTTTAATTCCTCGAATTATAGCTAAAGTTGGATTACCGGGTAATTTTGATCTCGCTATTAACTATGCCAAAATTCCGGATAATCCTATTTCTATTAGTGGTATTGGAATTCAATACGGTTTTTATAATCCGAGATTATTGCCAATTTCACTTTCAATTCGAGGAGGTTACACACAACTTACAGGATTTAGTGAATTGACTGCTAACACAAAAAGCTTAGAGGGACTTATTGGTATTTATATTCCATTCATTAAACCATACGCCGGAATTGGAAATAACTGGTCAAAATCCAATACAGAGATAAGCAAGACTATTAGTAATCAATCTTTTAATTTAACAAAAAGTGCAGAATGGAGTCAGTTTTATTCAACAGTAGGCATTCAGTTTATATCTATTATAGGTATTGCTCTTGAAGCTCAATTTTCTTCAAATCAAACACTTTATAATGCAAAATTATCATTAGAAATTTAA